One window from the genome of Marinobacter sp. es.048 encodes:
- a CDS encoding LysR family transcriptional regulator produces the protein MDKLTEMEVYATVIQRGGLSAAARELELTPSAVSKLINRLENRLGVRLLNRTTRKLSTTEAGQQFYRRCLDILSAVEDAENTLSNYGQIAKGKLRINSTPGFAHHQLLPILMEFQEEYPQLELELQLSGIPVDLVAEQVDVAIRLGVLEDTSLVARHLGESRRIVCASPEYLKLHGKPRVPSDLRNHSCLRLSTSRSFNLWRFQTPEGEQLIEAKGGFLTNDVNALCDYAMQGGGIARLSSFMVGELLEDGMLIKLLDKYETDRQQIHVLYPNRKQLPGKVKAFISFLQKKLSDQPLWD, from the coding sequence ATGGACAAACTGACGGAAATGGAAGTCTATGCAACGGTTATACAACGCGGAGGGTTGTCTGCTGCGGCACGCGAACTTGAACTTACGCCCTCCGCTGTAAGCAAACTCATCAACAGACTGGAAAACCGCTTGGGTGTGCGGCTACTGAATAGAACCACAAGGAAGCTGAGCACGACTGAAGCCGGCCAGCAGTTCTATCGAAGGTGCCTGGACATACTGTCTGCGGTCGAGGACGCCGAAAACACATTAAGCAATTACGGTCAGATCGCCAAAGGCAAACTTCGGATTAATAGCACCCCGGGTTTTGCACACCACCAGCTACTTCCCATCCTGATGGAGTTCCAGGAAGAATACCCACAGCTGGAACTGGAACTTCAGCTCTCCGGCATTCCCGTCGATCTGGTGGCTGAGCAGGTTGATGTGGCTATCCGATTGGGCGTTCTGGAAGATACCAGTCTGGTAGCGAGGCACCTTGGCGAAAGCCGGCGCATCGTTTGCGCCAGCCCGGAATATCTGAAGCTCCACGGAAAGCCTCGCGTCCCCTCTGATCTGAGAAACCACAGCTGCCTGCGCCTTTCAACCAGCCGATCATTCAACCTATGGCGATTCCAGACCCCCGAGGGGGAACAGCTTATCGAAGCCAAAGGCGGCTTCCTTACCAACGATGTAAATGCCCTTTGCGACTATGCCATGCAGGGAGGGGGAATTGCCCGATTGTCGTCTTTCATGGTGGGTGAATTGCTCGAAGACGGAATGCTCATCAAGCTACTGGACAAGTACGAAACAGATCGACAGCAAATCCATGTCCTTTATCCCAACAGGAAACAGTTGCCGGGGAAGGTGAAAGCCTTTATCTCGTTCCTTCAGAAAAAGCTGTCCGATCAACCGCTCTGGGATTAG
- a CDS encoding S-(hydroxymethyl)glutathione dehydrogenase/class III alcohol dehydrogenase, with amino-acid sequence MIKSRAAVAFEANKPLEIVEVDVAPPQEGEVLVRIVATGVCHTDAYTLSGADPEGLFPTILGHEGGGIVEAVGPGVKNLEVGDHVIPLYTAECGECKFCTSGKTNLCGAVRATQGKGVMPDGTSRFSYNGQPLYHYMGCSTFSEYTVLPEISLAKIPKEAPLEKVCLLGCGVTTGIGAVMNTAKVEEGATVAIFGLGGIGLAAIIGAKMAKAGRIIGVDINPGKFDIAKQLGATDVVNPNDYDKPIQEVIVEMTDGGVDYSFECIGNVKVMRAALECCHKGWGESIIIGVAGAGEEISTRPFQLVTGRVWKGSAFGGVKGRTELPGYVEKAEKGEIPLDVFITHEMPLEDINKAFDLMHEGKSIRTVIHF; translated from the coding sequence GTGATTAAATCCCGTGCAGCGGTCGCTTTTGAGGCCAACAAGCCGCTAGAAATTGTCGAAGTCGATGTGGCGCCGCCCCAGGAAGGTGAGGTACTGGTGCGTATCGTTGCCACCGGTGTTTGTCACACCGACGCCTACACCCTCTCCGGGGCGGATCCGGAAGGCTTGTTCCCGACCATTCTGGGCCACGAAGGTGGTGGCATTGTTGAAGCCGTTGGCCCCGGCGTAAAAAATCTGGAAGTCGGGGATCATGTCATTCCGCTCTATACCGCTGAATGCGGTGAGTGCAAATTCTGCACTTCTGGCAAGACCAACCTGTGCGGTGCCGTGCGTGCCACACAGGGTAAGGGCGTAATGCCGGATGGTACTTCCCGTTTTTCCTACAACGGCCAGCCACTCTATCACTACATGGGCTGCTCCACGTTCTCAGAATACACGGTACTGCCGGAAATCTCCCTGGCCAAGATCCCCAAGGAAGCGCCCCTTGAGAAGGTTTGCCTGCTTGGTTGTGGTGTCACCACCGGGATTGGCGCGGTGATGAATACCGCCAAGGTGGAAGAAGGCGCCACTGTGGCCATCTTCGGTCTGGGTGGCATCGGCCTGGCGGCGATCATCGGAGCCAAGATGGCCAAGGCGGGTCGGATTATCGGCGTCGACATTAACCCGGGCAAGTTCGACATTGCCAAACAACTGGGTGCCACCGATGTGGTTAACCCCAACGACTATGACAAGCCGATTCAGGAAGTCATCGTCGAGATGACCGACGGCGGTGTTGACTACTCCTTCGAGTGTATCGGCAACGTCAAAGTCATGCGTGCGGCACTGGAGTGCTGTCACAAGGGATGGGGCGAATCCATCATCATCGGCGTGGCCGGTGCCGGCGAAGAGATCAGCACCCGCCCGTTCCAGCTAGTGACCGGCCGGGTCTGGAAAGGCTCAGCGTTTGGCGGCGTGAAGGGTCGTACCGAGTTGCCCGGCTATGTGGAAAAGGCGGAGAAGGGAGAGATTCCGCTGGATGTGTTCATTACCCATGAAATGCCTCTGGAAGACATCAATAAGGCATTTGATCTGATGCATGAGGGTAAGAGCATTCGGACGGTTATTCATTTCTGA
- a CDS encoding WD40/YVTN/BNR-like repeat-containing protein — MQKPPLRSRRTAGTAIAIAAGTSLLLTGCEAPLNLEAVRQVSEQSSKRTDFYQAMARNDQVIVVTGNDGVLLTSRDNGGTWKRQTLNSTASFLALDVCPDKSFIALTFDNQVWQGDAQGSVWTPHPLPSQEQMMTVACAPDGSWWTAGSFTTIQYSSDLGENWDETSLYEDAIINNLQFINQDQALATGEYGMVLRSDDSGLNWDYAGYLPDEFYAHTSYFRSMEEGWVGGLNGFIYHTTDGGESWEQMPAETNAPVFGFIPGDSELYAVADNATVLQLQGSAWKKISESDQPLYLRTGLLMPEQRLLVAGGRGLLFDLELPAAIAASKD; from the coding sequence ATGCAAAAACCTCCTCTGCGCTCACGGCGCACTGCCGGTACAGCGATCGCCATAGCAGCCGGCACATCGCTGCTGCTGACCGGCTGCGAAGCGCCCCTCAACCTTGAGGCGGTACGCCAGGTTTCAGAGCAATCATCCAAGCGCACAGACTTTTACCAGGCCATGGCCCGGAACGACCAGGTGATTGTGGTAACTGGCAACGACGGTGTACTGCTTACCAGCCGGGATAACGGCGGAACCTGGAAGCGACAGACACTGAATTCCACAGCGAGCTTTCTGGCCCTGGATGTCTGCCCGGACAAATCCTTTATCGCGCTGACGTTCGACAACCAGGTATGGCAGGGCGATGCCCAGGGAAGCGTTTGGACCCCGCACCCGTTACCGAGCCAGGAACAAATGATGACCGTGGCCTGTGCCCCTGACGGCAGTTGGTGGACAGCGGGCAGCTTTACCACCATCCAGTACAGCTCTGACCTGGGCGAGAACTGGGATGAAACCTCTCTTTACGAAGACGCCATCATTAACAACCTGCAGTTCATCAACCAGGATCAAGCCCTCGCCACAGGCGAATACGGCATGGTGCTTCGCAGCGACGATAGTGGCCTTAACTGGGACTACGCGGGTTACTTGCCAGACGAATTCTACGCCCATACCAGCTACTTCCGTTCCATGGAGGAGGGCTGGGTTGGCGGTCTGAACGGGTTCATCTACCACACCACAGATGGTGGTGAGAGCTGGGAGCAGATGCCTGCGGAAACGAATGCACCGGTATTCGGCTTCATCCCCGGCGACTCCGAACTCTATGCAGTTGCCGACAACGCCACCGTTCTCCAGTTGCAGGGCTCAGCCTGGAAAAAGATCTCGGAATCTGACCAGCCGCTGTATCTGCGAACCGGCCTGCTCATGCCCGAGCAAAGGCTGCTTGTCGCCGGTGGTCGTGGCCTGCTTTTCGACCTTGAACTCCCTGCGGCTATCGCCGCCAGCAAAGACTGA
- a CDS encoding DUF1302 family protein, giving the protein MQTTIKGLRFWCCTLAGSATLALVPMTTTVAAEDARVNGFYENATYGREGVGLSKFRNTLQLEGEKRIGDVGIFSNVSINGTLRGTYDGVYDLNKDEYGRTAGGAILLEDTALVPNPDPFVPHGGGIAPTPNFGFDINQNPNDGMIVLGENLHPQDGGVGFGVPVRPCDVDSRGCIDDYLDKDLNELRFQEFNDRADFIRELYVDFDLNFDSGNVLSTRLGKQQVIWGRTDLFRVLDVINPVDFSRNNIYDELEDIRIPMWILKSDYRMGPTEVFDGFAFDDLNFQVVWNFDQFRPHDIGQCGQPNVILDAGCFFRGMNNLWENGGTVANFANGSIATDFGPGQIGIREAHLPSWSLSNTQLGLKLEGVYGDLGFSLNALTYRSQLPSLRGGIPAENAFTGETAVWPSLIAFDIHFPRVNLVGGSLDYYSQGIDTVFRVETAYTSGEEFANTLREKLYSESDVVRYVVGADKNIFIPALNESQAFLFSGQIFGQHILDHEREQRLLGEAGIPDWEQNWIATLLIKGFYMNGRLSPQIITAHDIRAQATAVAPSIEWLVNDNFKLTAGANFKVGDGARKFDDCRTCNPWDPFTAAYPGQPAGESAGLSGYEPLGRFQSGPIGMAQKEDEIQLTARYSF; this is encoded by the coding sequence ATGCAAACAACAATAAAAGGCCTGAGGTTCTGGTGCTGCACCCTTGCGGGTAGTGCCACCCTGGCGCTGGTTCCAATGACTACAACCGTTGCTGCGGAAGATGCCCGCGTCAACGGTTTCTACGAAAACGCAACCTACGGGCGAGAGGGCGTCGGTCTATCAAAGTTCCGTAATACCCTGCAACTGGAAGGCGAGAAACGAATTGGCGACGTGGGCATTTTCAGCAACGTTTCCATCAACGGCACATTGCGCGGCACCTATGACGGGGTGTACGACCTGAACAAGGATGAATATGGACGTACCGCTGGTGGTGCCATTCTGCTTGAAGACACCGCACTGGTGCCCAACCCTGACCCATTCGTACCCCATGGTGGCGGTATCGCTCCGACACCCAACTTCGGTTTCGACATCAATCAGAACCCCAACGACGGCATGATCGTCCTGGGTGAAAACCTGCACCCCCAGGATGGTGGTGTCGGATTTGGTGTTCCAGTGCGCCCCTGCGATGTCGACAGCCGGGGCTGTATTGATGACTATCTGGACAAGGATCTGAACGAGCTTCGTTTCCAGGAGTTCAACGACCGAGCGGATTTCATCCGTGAACTTTATGTCGATTTTGACCTGAACTTCGACAGCGGTAACGTGCTGAGCACCCGCCTGGGTAAACAGCAGGTCATCTGGGGCCGAACGGACCTGTTCCGGGTACTGGATGTTATCAACCCCGTGGACTTCTCACGCAACAACATCTACGACGAGCTGGAAGACATCCGGATACCCATGTGGATCCTGAAGTCAGACTATCGCATGGGTCCCACCGAAGTATTCGATGGCTTCGCCTTCGACGACCTGAACTTCCAGGTGGTCTGGAACTTCGATCAGTTCCGTCCCCATGATATTGGCCAGTGTGGCCAGCCGAACGTCATCCTGGATGCAGGCTGCTTCTTCCGTGGTATGAATAATCTGTGGGAAAACGGGGGCACCGTTGCCAACTTTGCCAACGGCAGCATCGCAACCGACTTTGGCCCGGGGCAGATCGGTATCCGCGAGGCGCACCTTCCAAGCTGGAGCCTTTCCAACACCCAGCTGGGTTTGAAACTTGAAGGCGTATACGGCGATCTCGGCTTCTCTCTGAACGCCTTGACCTACCGCTCCCAGCTGCCATCACTGCGCGGCGGCATCCCGGCTGAGAATGCCTTCACCGGCGAAACCGCCGTTTGGCCAAGCCTGATTGCCTTCGATATCCACTTCCCAAGAGTAAACCTGGTAGGCGGTTCCCTTGACTATTACTCCCAGGGCATCGACACCGTGTTCCGGGTTGAAACCGCGTACACCTCCGGTGAAGAGTTCGCCAACACCCTTCGTGAGAAGCTGTATTCGGAGTCTGATGTCGTTCGCTACGTGGTGGGTGCCGACAAGAACATCTTCATCCCGGCCCTGAACGAATCCCAGGCGTTCCTGTTCTCCGGTCAGATCTTTGGCCAGCACATTCTTGACCACGAGCGCGAGCAACGTCTGCTGGGCGAGGCCGGGATTCCGGATTGGGAACAGAACTGGATTGCGACCCTGCTGATCAAGGGTTTCTACATGAATGGCCGCCTGAGCCCACAGATCATTACAGCCCATGACATTCGCGCCCAGGCTACTGCCGTCGCGCCATCAATCGAGTGGCTGGTTAACGACAACTTCAAACTCACAGCCGGTGCCAACTTCAAGGTCGGCGATGGTGCCCGGAAGTTTGACGACTGCCGCACCTGTAACCCCTGGGATCCGTTCACCGCCGCCTATCCTGGCCAGCCCGCCGGAGAGTCCGCCGGACTCTCCGGGTACGAACCGCTTGGCCGGTTCCAGTCAGGACCGATCGGCATGGCCCAAAAAGAAGATGAAATCCAGCTGACCGCACGTTACAGCTTCTGA
- a CDS encoding glutathione S-transferase family protein, with protein sequence MLELYTHPMSPCAQKVRIVLAEKGLRWTKHHVDLAQKENLHPDYLQLNPLGVVPTLVHEGKAVIESSIICEYLEDRWPGPSLRPEDPYAIAQMRFWMKQVDNKLHPSCGALQWPLVMRPGLMKKSQTERQALLDQIPEKPRRERQKRLTEFGLEAPDVVDAVHVYRKTILEMENALKEHHWVVADSFSLADICLAPYFQTIMQFGWTDIYEDCPRVADWFERCRKRASYEQSVAADFPADVRADLLEKGKPAWSLIQGHLEKFPSPM encoded by the coding sequence ATGTTGGAACTTTATACCCATCCTATGTCGCCCTGTGCGCAGAAAGTCCGCATTGTGCTCGCCGAAAAAGGCCTGCGATGGACGAAACATCATGTCGATCTCGCTCAGAAAGAGAATCTTCACCCCGACTATTTGCAGCTTAATCCGTTGGGCGTCGTGCCTACTCTGGTCCATGAAGGTAAGGCCGTTATCGAGTCCAGTATCATTTGTGAATATCTGGAAGATCGCTGGCCAGGGCCAAGCTTGCGGCCTGAGGACCCCTACGCAATAGCCCAGATGCGTTTCTGGATGAAACAGGTTGATAACAAGCTTCATCCGTCCTGCGGCGCACTTCAGTGGCCGTTAGTAATGCGACCGGGGTTGATGAAGAAATCGCAAACGGAACGCCAGGCATTGCTTGATCAGATTCCGGAGAAACCCCGGCGTGAGCGCCAAAAACGGCTGACTGAATTCGGCCTTGAGGCGCCAGATGTGGTCGATGCCGTTCACGTATACCGTAAGACGATTCTGGAAATGGAAAATGCGCTCAAAGAGCATCATTGGGTAGTCGCCGATAGCTTCAGTCTTGCTGATATCTGCCTGGCACCATACTTCCAAACGATTATGCAATTCGGCTGGACAGATATTTATGAGGATTGCCCGCGTGTGGCAGATTGGTTCGAGCGCTGCCGCAAAAGAGCGTCGTATGAACAATCGGTGGCAGCTGACTTTCCAGCGGACGTCAGGGCTGACCTGCTGGAAAAAGGCAAACCTGCATGGAGTCTGATCCAGGGGCATTTAGAGAAATTTCCGTCTCCGATGTGA
- a CDS encoding efflux RND transporter permease subunit: protein MPGLHRFTHLLHLLEVWIFSNPRKVLSVIAILTLIFALRIPGLKIYTDFADLLPQQHPYIQLHNSIKDSFGGANVLVVGVEFSDGDIFTNENLARIDRITQAVDSLPGVNHNLVSSVTHRNSRKIWLTEVGSINSEPYYDSTSGEYSQQSLDAMRADVAANPRVYGPLVSPDLKMALVKAQLIEGKLDYEATFAQLQELRANEAAESVTIYATGQPVLVGWAYTYMDQILQIFIFTVLTMLALLIFHFRKAYGVLIPLGGVLISTVWGLGIISVLGYNLDPLGLVIPFLIAARAMSHGVQLVERYYAETLVLGSGPKAAKATFDSLFRPGSLGVVSDAIGLSLIAIGSIPLNTHLGIYASLWAITVVFTVLIGVPLLLSILPTPKNPEIRETALRHIGASCSRTVTRPGAARIILAVAAISMLGGLLAASNVQIGDSEPGSPILYPDHDYNISSRVVNDRFPGSEELYIVAETSEKGGLKRPEVLEALSDLQAHMLLDPEVGGSKGLPDLVKQVNRLMHNDDPRWYQIPHDAGYVGGLMFTYMASSPVPGALDEFNDTDDRVANLVFYYKDRQGETIRRAIHMAKEWIAENEDRVEGLTIRLAGGTLGVAAAMNESAFETNVIVLPLVFLLIFAFVMLFYTSWHAGLMMLLAMLFATTLTYAYMGLNGLSIDINTVPVIAVGIGVGIDYSIYMMDRIREEMAKCGDLRESVRRAISTTGMAISFTALTLMAGIIMWVIFSNLRFQSDAALLLCVMIVINGMAAMLLVPSWVLAFKPRFITDVYADEDGILHSDHKETKSAPSPVLGSRQDDGFVTGAPYRA from the coding sequence ATGCCCGGATTGCATCGTTTCACACATCTGCTGCATCTGCTGGAAGTGTGGATATTCAGCAACCCCCGCAAGGTGCTTTCAGTGATCGCGATACTGACACTGATCTTCGCCCTGCGTATCCCAGGCCTGAAAATCTACACGGATTTCGCGGACCTTTTGCCACAGCAGCACCCTTACATCCAACTGCACAACAGCATCAAGGACAGTTTCGGTGGTGCCAACGTGCTGGTGGTTGGGGTCGAGTTTTCCGACGGTGACATCTTCACCAACGAGAACCTGGCCAGAATCGATCGAATCACTCAGGCGGTAGATAGCCTGCCCGGAGTCAACCACAACCTGGTTTCCAGCGTCACCCATCGCAACTCCCGGAAGATCTGGCTCACTGAAGTCGGCAGCATCAATTCCGAGCCCTATTACGACTCCACCAGCGGCGAATACTCGCAGCAGTCACTGGATGCCATGCGAGCCGATGTGGCTGCCAACCCAAGGGTTTACGGCCCTCTGGTTTCCCCCGATCTCAAGATGGCGTTGGTCAAGGCGCAGCTCATTGAAGGCAAGCTGGATTACGAAGCGACCTTTGCCCAGCTTCAGGAGCTCCGAGCCAATGAAGCTGCCGAAAGCGTAACCATCTACGCCACGGGGCAGCCCGTGCTTGTTGGCTGGGCCTACACCTACATGGACCAGATCCTGCAAATTTTTATCTTCACAGTGCTCACCATGCTGGCACTGCTCATCTTTCACTTCCGCAAAGCATACGGTGTGCTCATCCCCCTTGGAGGCGTTCTCATCTCCACTGTGTGGGGCCTTGGGATTATCAGTGTACTTGGCTATAACCTGGACCCCTTAGGTCTGGTAATCCCCTTTTTGATTGCGGCGCGCGCCATGAGTCATGGTGTCCAACTGGTCGAGCGCTATTACGCAGAAACCCTGGTACTGGGGAGCGGCCCGAAGGCTGCGAAGGCAACCTTCGACAGCCTTTTCCGGCCGGGCTCTCTGGGCGTTGTCTCCGACGCTATTGGCCTGTCGCTGATCGCCATCGGCTCCATCCCTTTGAACACCCATCTGGGCATCTACGCCTCACTCTGGGCGATCACGGTTGTCTTTACCGTCCTGATCGGCGTCCCACTATTACTCTCCATCCTGCCCACGCCGAAGAACCCGGAAATTCGCGAAACAGCCTTGCGCCATATCGGTGCCAGCTGCTCTCGAACGGTCACACGGCCGGGTGCCGCGCGGATCATTCTCGCTGTGGCAGCCATCTCCATGCTGGGTGGTTTGCTGGCCGCATCCAATGTGCAAATCGGGGACTCTGAACCGGGCTCGCCGATCCTGTACCCCGACCACGACTACAACATCTCCTCAAGGGTGGTGAATGACCGGTTCCCGGGTTCGGAGGAACTCTACATTGTCGCGGAAACCAGTGAAAAAGGCGGACTGAAACGTCCCGAGGTGCTTGAGGCCCTGTCTGATCTTCAGGCCCACATGCTGCTGGACCCCGAAGTTGGCGGCAGCAAGGGATTACCCGATCTGGTCAAGCAGGTGAATCGTTTGATGCACAACGATGACCCCCGCTGGTACCAGATTCCCCACGACGCTGGCTACGTGGGTGGGTTGATGTTCACGTACATGGCATCGAGCCCGGTACCTGGCGCCCTGGATGAGTTCAACGATACAGACGATCGCGTTGCCAACCTGGTGTTCTATTACAAGGACCGTCAGGGAGAAACCATCCGTCGTGCCATTCACATGGCCAAGGAATGGATCGCTGAAAATGAAGACCGCGTTGAGGGCCTGACGATCCGTCTGGCGGGCGGCACGCTCGGTGTGGCAGCTGCCATGAACGAATCAGCGTTTGAAACCAATGTGATCGTTCTGCCACTGGTCTTTCTGCTCATCTTCGCCTTCGTGATGCTGTTTTACACCTCCTGGCACGCCGGCCTGATGATGCTCCTGGCGATGCTGTTCGCCACCACCCTGACCTACGCCTACATGGGCCTGAATGGCCTGAGCATCGATATCAATACCGTGCCGGTCATTGCCGTGGGAATCGGCGTTGGTATCGATTATTCGATCTACATGATGGATCGCATTCGGGAAGAAATGGCCAAGTGCGGCGACCTGCGCGAATCCGTGCGACGTGCCATTTCCACAACGGGCATGGCCATCAGTTTTACCGCACTGACCCTGATGGCCGGGATCATCATGTGGGTCATCTTCTCGAACCTGAGATTCCAGTCAGATGCTGCGCTGCTGCTGTGCGTGATGATCGTCATCAACGGCATGGCCGCCATGCTGCTGGTGCCTTCATGGGTGTTGGCCTTCAAACCGCGGTTCATCACCGACGTCTATGCCGATGAAGACGGAATCCTGCATTCAGACCACAAGGAAACAAAATCAGCTCCATCCCCTGTGTTGGGTTCAAGACAGGACGATGGGTTTGTGACGGGAGCGCCGTACCGGGCCTGA
- a CDS encoding antibiotic biosynthesis monooxygenase, whose protein sequence is MTDNQSGVGQQDSTAPFTVVVSRRVKKGQQDAFEALSSQMTERASRFPGYLGTAMFRPASPDDPEYRIVFKFQDRESLAAWEASEERAELLEQIESLLVQPSEREVTSGIVTWFTLPGQNPVTPPPKWKMTIVSWLALYPAVTLVFLLFGDVLAQVPLLLRTLLVTAVVMLLMSYVLMPRMTRWFAFWLFPNTARTSR, encoded by the coding sequence ATGACCGACAACCAGTCTGGCGTTGGCCAACAGGATTCAACAGCCCCCTTCACAGTGGTTGTCTCGCGGCGGGTCAAGAAGGGCCAGCAAGACGCATTTGAGGCACTAAGCAGCCAGATGACCGAGCGGGCCTCGCGTTTTCCCGGTTACCTGGGCACCGCCATGTTCCGGCCGGCTTCACCCGACGATCCTGAATACCGCATCGTGTTCAAGTTCCAAGATCGGGAATCGCTGGCTGCATGGGAAGCTTCCGAGGAGAGGGCAGAACTGCTGGAGCAGATAGAAAGTCTGCTGGTACAGCCCAGCGAGCGGGAAGTGACTTCGGGAATCGTTACCTGGTTCACTTTACCGGGCCAGAATCCGGTGACACCTCCACCCAAATGGAAGATGACCATTGTCAGCTGGCTGGCACTCTACCCGGCGGTGACTCTGGTCTTCCTGTTATTCGGGGATGTGCTGGCACAAGTGCCACTGCTTTTGCGTACATTGCTGGTCACTGCTGTCGTGATGCTATTGATGAGCTACGTATTGATGCCGCGAATGACACGCTGGTTTGCGTTCTGGCTGTTTCCGAATACAGCCAGAACTTCTCGATGA
- a CDS encoding DUF1329 domain-containing protein, whose amino-acid sequence MTTTKNKSVFRWLMAGCTAGLMSTALMADEAVITNSFYPYNTETPSFDGLKAGMVIDQSNVAQFKDAIDPAFYGFIEQGMTTITVGETTSFDLHPNYVEATRASLGQVTLGDNVGEISGWNAGRPFPEEPDVNDPRAGEKLAWNYKYGYNWGDSAAIYPFYWKYRDMDSGKVERTIKFNFHFLNYKGRVIQEPTPEITPNPSDLFRAIYVQVLDPADVRNTQLLIHRAADDLKRDNSWLYLGFQRRVRRLATGQVTDAFLGSDLMIEDFEGYNGRISDMNWTYKGTRYMLMPFYNHNDLTLDSETHSDSDGYQVVSFSGQGGCFPDITWQLRKVHEVESVPVDESHPLSKRVHYMDAQTFTIPRTVSYDRKGSLWKTFTIGQAHPDHHLPKNKGSGVSIDDSFSMIDVQASHCTTGQFKGQVDPELSPPQMFNVQHLRATGS is encoded by the coding sequence ATGACTACGACAAAGAACAAATCCGTTTTTAGATGGCTGATGGCTGGCTGCACGGCAGGCCTGATGTCGACAGCGCTAATGGCCGATGAAGCAGTTATTACCAACTCCTTCTACCCCTACAACACAGAGACACCGAGCTTTGATGGGCTGAAAGCCGGAATGGTCATCGACCAGAGCAACGTTGCCCAGTTCAAGGACGCCATTGATCCCGCATTCTACGGTTTTATCGAGCAGGGCATGACCACCATCACCGTAGGCGAGACTACCTCCTTTGATCTGCACCCGAACTATGTTGAAGCCACAAGGGCTTCACTTGGTCAGGTTACGCTCGGTGACAACGTGGGTGAAATCAGCGGCTGGAACGCTGGCCGCCCCTTCCCCGAAGAACCTGACGTCAACGACCCCAGAGCGGGCGAGAAACTGGCGTGGAACTACAAGTATGGGTACAACTGGGGCGACAGCGCGGCTATCTATCCCTTCTACTGGAAGTATCGGGACATGGACTCCGGCAAGGTGGAGCGAACCATCAAGTTCAACTTCCACTTCCTGAACTACAAAGGACGTGTGATCCAGGAACCGACGCCGGAAATTACCCCGAATCCGTCTGACCTGTTCCGGGCCATCTACGTTCAGGTGCTGGACCCGGCTGATGTGCGTAACACCCAGCTACTGATCCATCGTGCAGCGGACGATCTCAAGCGGGATAACTCCTGGCTGTACCTGGGTTTTCAACGCCGGGTCCGTCGTCTGGCAACTGGCCAGGTCACCGACGCGTTTCTCGGCTCTGACCTGATGATCGAGGACTTCGAAGGCTACAACGGCCGCATCTCAGATATGAACTGGACCTATAAGGGCACCCGTTACATGCTGATGCCCTTCTACAACCACAACGACCTGACGCTCGATTCCGAAACCCACAGCGACAGTGATGGGTACCAGGTTGTGTCCTTCAGTGGGCAGGGCGGTTGCTTCCCCGACATCACCTGGCAGCTCCGCAAGGTTCACGAGGTTGAATCGGTTCCAGTGGATGAAAGCCACCCACTGTCGAAGCGTGTTCACTACATGGATGCTCAGACCTTCACCATTCCGAGAACCGTGTCTTATGACCGCAAGGGCAGCCTGTGGAAGACCTTCACCATTGGCCAGGCGCATCCGGACCACCACCTGCCGAAGAACAAGGGCAGCGGTGTCTCCATCGATGACAGCTTCAGCATGATCGATGTTCAGGCCAGCCACTGCACCACCGGCCAATTCAAGGGACAGGTTGACCCCGAGCTGTCACCACCACAGATGTTCAACGTTCAGCACCTGCGGGCAACAGGAAGCTGA